TTAAAGCATAAAATACGTTCCacttaaatttttaaattgttGACGGGATTTTATTACACTTTGAAAACTAAAGTATGACATATGTTATGATTAAGAGAGACAAATATTATACTAAAGTGGGGTTTAATTCcgttcttttttttatttctttacttCTTAAATTTCACATTCCCCGGCCtgttaatttaagaaaaaaaaaagtatacatataatattttaggATTTAAAGtaggacaaaaattatattctAGGGACTGGAATTAATGCCCCGGTTTAAGATTTGAAAGTCGAAATGAGAACTCGGTAGAGTTAAAACTAAAAGAGGTACGGTACGAAAGTGAAATAAACCCTTAATAGGAGCGTAGGAAGGTGCTGCTAATACATTGGCGGCAGCCGCAAGGAGAAGTAGATGACACATGCATGTAATTATGTGATGACGCAATTATAATGTGAAGTATGGTCATGGGTTACGTCAACAGCGTATTAAGATGTTTGATTTTGTCGGCATTTCAAAGCCGGCGAAGCCCTCTCCTCATATTATCAATCAAATACTCATTCCCAAATCCCACGTAACAGAAAGGAAGAGATAAACTAAAGGCGGAAAGGCACTCAGGAGGACCCCCACTCGTTTCATTAGTTCCTTCAGCATTCAGTTTCCCATCGGACTTGATCACTTCCCGCTCTTGTCTTCACAACCAACTAGACGTCAGATTAGCCGAATATGCTATTCTTTGATTAATCCAATCAATACATCGAGTCCTCCCTCAAGAGCCTTCTTATCTTCTTTACTGATTATCAGAAAAAGCTGATGGCCCTAAATATATAACATGCATGAATGCTTATCCTAATTTTCTCTAAATTAACCAAGTGTTTCGTGAGCCTTGATTAGTTACCCAAGATCATAATGATTTAAATTAACCTTTCTTTGCGAGTTTTGGAGTGTCACCTGAATTTGTTGTTATAGTGAAACGATGGCAGTACATTTTTGAAGGAAAGTATCAAAGCATATAAACTACCCTTGACCAGAAAGAATAATCAGTGACGACCATGGGTATGTTTGTGTGTTTCCTTCGTCCAGGATATGGTACGCTAAGCAACAAGAACACTGTAAACGATAGGAATTGAAAgaaaggagttttttttttcttttttttttgtgtttttgttgTTGTGGGGGGGAGGGGAGAGGCTGCCTCCTTATCCGATCAACGGCATTAATATTGTCTGTATCCTTTAGCCTTTAGAGCACATTGtgcacatttttcttacaatTTTCTGTTACAAAATAACACATTCTGGACATGCTGACTGACTAGTACAGTTGATTCTTTATTCATGAGACCGCATAATATATATGTTAAAAAGATTATCGCTACTGATTAGTTGATCTAATTAAGCAACCttcattcaatcattaaaaGCTGTCAGAAAGTTTATTATTCTGGTGTTTTTTAATTAGTTGAAGTTTGATCAGCCATATTCctgaggaaaaaagaaaagaaaagaaaaggtcaagcgGCATAGCTGATATGTATGACGTTAGTAGGAAAGTTACGTCTGAAAATAGGACACAGTCGAATAGTCAAGGTCCCCGTCTCTTCCCTACAGTGCCAGACGTAGGTACATAGTCCTCAAGAAATTTGCATGGTGATTTGCGTGGCTCTTGGTCTATCCAAACCAAGGCACAAATATCCTTAACTATTCCAAGTTTCTAAACTCCCGGATTAATCTTGATCTTCCTCCCAATCCAATCGTATTATAATAAGCAAATAGTCAGGAGAGTCATCATTAcgaatacatacatacatatatatatatatatatatatatacagcaACTAGTAAAACCTTAAAAGGCCGCCTGAATATATTAATGTGCAAAGGTATGATTCATGAACCTGGGACTGGGACGATAGTTGCAACTTTAGATGGAGACTGCCAACTCTCTCTTCCTCtatctgtttctttctttttttttagtgcAGGAGCTTTTGCTTTCACTTGTTTCTCGTGGGGTCATCGGGTCCTCAAACCAGAGTCATATGTGTTGGACCCATTAAAAGGAGCTCAGTTATCCCTCCAAATACAGGATGATTAAAGGAGAGATTAGTATGAAATGTTGGCATGACGTTTTGTGTAGAATCACCAGTCAATTTTCTGGCAGTGGCACAGTACAAGAAACTGAGTTTACTTTTACACGGATCTTGTAAGAGGGTTTATTCATGTAGtcaaaagaaattaatcatCATAATGTACTTTGATTTCCTTCGAGACAAAAGAAATTATACCACTTTTACCGTAAGTAATCCACAATTTTGAGCTAAACTTGGACCAGATAGTGACTCGTCTAAACTATTAGGTCAGGGGTCTATTGGTCGGATCGGTCGGACTGTTTTTAAAAATCCATTGATGCCAACATGAtatcataattattttatatttgtataagtttcaaaaatattgaaatcAAGTTCTTAGTTATATTCATTCAATCATAAAAAATGTTCCAAAAATATTAGATttgcaatcaaatatacacctataaaaatgtaaattcaTGGCTAAATATGTCCATTTTCCAAAACTACATGAAAAACTGAAGTAAAACAAATTAATGCAAGTTGAAATCACTGATGTTAAATTAATAAGATGAAAACATCATGATTTAGAAATCATTTAAAAAAGTGAGTGATTTTGATATTTACATTAAATGGGTGGTGTTTTCTTAtttctattaataaatgaaagtgTTACAATTTAGGTAATTCAAATTCTGTTTggggaaaacaaaaaagaaaagtttgagaACCGAATCAACTAGTTGAATCGTGTGATTGGTTTAGTCGGTTTTTGATGATTTTGACTCATTTTTTATTGAAGCGGTTTTACGCTACAAACGAACTCAGGAAGAAGGCCGGTTCACGGTCAGACCGGTCGAATCAGCTGGCTCGGTCTGGATCTAACAACACTGATGGATAGTTGGATACCAGTTGACAATAATGAGAGTTGAGTTAACATTTATGAGTTAGCCAAAGAAAATGATATTTACGATATTTACGGACCAAACTTTTCCTAACCTTTCTTTGGTTATGTTACGTAACGCAAAAAGGCAAGAGAAATAAGCTAGTAAGGTACTGTTACACATTGACTTAAGAGTGTTCATGGCCTTGTAATACTATTTTGACAATAGTATGATCGGATAAATGTTGACAGAAAAAATAAACCAAGCATCATTAAAATTTTACTAGCTTCAGAATTAGAGATGTTATAGGGTAATTAGAAGTAGAATAAGAAGCGGTAGTAATTAGTAAAGCTACTTTTAGAGATTGAGTTAGTTTAGAATCTAGCTAGATTTGAAAGATTGGGGTCGATAGAATAGTAATCTTTGATTCCTCTCGTACCTTTCTTGTTGTGTTTGTGATTAATCAGCGGATAGCTTTGCCATGTTGTTTTTGTGATTAAAAAGAACCAATAACTTTGCTCTTGTATGTTCACTACCTTCTACTTCTCGTTTCTTGATTATCAAAATTGCAAGCTAGTTTTACATTTCCCGCATTATTTTCTGTACTAATCATAAATCAATTTAACATCAAGGAATACATTGCTTGACTGCATCTTAGCGAAATGAAGACTGTTTATGTATAGAAGGATGCATGAACAATTTTCTCAAGTTTctaggccaaaaaaaaaaaaaagaagagatagTTGCTACGAGTTGATTTAGGGAAAACCCCATACGTCCCATTGGGAATCATCTGATGGGCTCAGAAGTCCTGAGACAAACGATAAGGGTGTGCACAGAGAGCGACGGCGACGTGCATGCGATCAGCGCATGGCGTGGTCATTGATGGAGGATAGATGTTGATGTTGATGACGTGCATGGTAATTAATGGAGCATGGATGTTGATGACGTGGCAAGAAAATTGCGGCTATACCCAACCCACATCTCCAACGTTTTGTGGGCCTACTGCTCTTCTGGCATCTTCCCGAAGGTGGGGCTACGGGATCGGGCCCCTATATCGCAACGTTTCGAGCCTTGAGCAATTGCAACAAAAGACATGGGTCCTCATTGGCCATCCTTAACTTCGATGGCTTTATTTAAACTGGCCTGGGAGTCCCAAGTTGTTGGGATCCCTGTCCGTTTGGACtttggacatgagattatttgaaaaataattagtataatatttttttatgatgtgatatatatgagataaaaatatgatttaaaAGGCAGAAAGATGtataaaaaatgtatttatgatataATCAAATGATTTTTAGATGAATaactcctatccaaacataCCCGAACCCAAATACACAACAACTAGTATAATATCTTTACCACTACACTTCATCACTTTGGTTCGTATGCACGAATCATTTTGTCATAAAAAAAGTCATGTATTCGAATCTCATTTCTGATATAAGGAGTGGGTTGATGGATAATTTTGAAACGTCTCCTCAGCCAGAATAAAAAATTCGAGTACAATATCTCTAGTAAATATCTGAATAAACAACTTTATCTCTCTTTGGATAGgggattatttgaaataattattgtaacactttttgtgatgtaatgtatgtgagatagaAATATGATTAGGAAGAAAAAAatgtattgaaaattatatttgtgatacaagcaaataatttttgaccaaataacGGCTATCCAATCACACTTGGCAGCCTTtatatcctttttcttttttccacaGGAGATTTAATGATGCCTTTCGGGAAAGCCTGATGAAGAATTGACGCTCATGTCATGTGAGCTGTATCGCCTAATTTTACTGTTTCTTCAAGTGCGTGATTCTCATTACTTGtcataataaataaattacaattCCTCTCCGTCTTATGCAtgtaaacaagaaaaaaaaaattatttctaatcaaatttcttcaacattaaattaaaaaaatcttcAATCTTAATATGAAAAACTCTTATGTATAACAGAGGACTTGCATGTAACAAACCCTGGCGATGAAGGCAAAAACTAGAGGAGGGTTTTAACCTGGGATACCTTGGCACAATTATTGTAATACTAAATAGACACCACATTCTACACTGCAGTTTCTTTTTGGAGCTAATAGATTGCATGCAGTTCTTGCATAACAATGACAATAACAATAATTGATTTCAGAAAAATCTGTACACAAACTTGTTCCGCCAACAACTTCAGCCAGAATTAAGACTCCATCTTTTCAACATGATCTCttcatctcttttttttttttttttgggctgtctcttcaaataatcaaattcaaTAATTCCACAGACACTCGAGGTCCACGGGTCCAGCTGAAGTGATTGGACATTCGAGATAGCCAAAAGGCCTGAAATCAGAAAGAGAAGAGGACATATCTGTGCTAATTCCACCAGTGCTCTGGGAGACTTCAGATTTGGCATTTCCATTTGATTCGTAATCATCGAACAAAAGCTTCAGTATGGACTGATCTTGCATGAAAACAGAATCTGTATAGTGCAGGTGATCCATATGCGGCATGATCTGAGCAGCAAGAATTGAATTTGGAGTTGAAAATTTAGGCGAAATCAAGGAAGCAGGGGAGAAAGCAGAGATATTTGAAGCCGAAGTTGCATAAGGAGTTTTGATCAAGTCGGCGTACTGAGGCTTTTGGTCCTCCACCTCCATTGGGTTGGAGAAGCGGGTCACGTTGGATGCCTCAGCAACTGTGGTTCTCGTTTGAGCTTCATCAGAGGACAGATCCATTAAGGGAGGCAGCTCCGAAGAACTCGAATCATCACGACAATTCGTCGCCCTCGTTAGCCCTGAAATGTGTATTTTCTTCCCTTCCGAGCTCTTTTTAAAGATTCTACAGATTACCCATTCATTCTGGGACGATAAAATCAGAAACATTGACCGGTAAGCATCGTCCAGTATTCAATAGTAACAGAAGAAGGGAAACAGAGGATCGATGTTCTTACCTTTTCTGCTTTAGAGGCACCATGAATGGAATTCTTCCCCTCTGGTCTGTACTCATGCATGACCCAATTGGTCTTCTCTCCTTTGGGAGCTCTCCCTTTGTAGAAAACCAGAGTCTTCTTCATCCCCACGAGCTTTTTcactttgaaaatttccttatCTTTACCAGTTGCCTTCCAATATCCCGCATCAGTGGCTCTATTTGTCCTCATCCCTGTTGGGTATTTTCTGTCTCTGACACAAAAGAAATACCACTCTTTTTCTCCCAACTTCGCTCTCCCTGCATTTTGCAAGAGCTAATTAGATTTTGTGCAtgcagaaagaaagaaaaaaaaactatttttagagAATAGTAGTATAGAAAATCACTCACATGGCAAATCCCAAGGCTCAACCTTGTTTAAGTCCACCTCCCCAATTGCTATTGCGCTGAAACTGTAGTCAAGAACCTTTGGAGATAAATAATGAGTTATGAGCTCTTCATCACTTGGATGAAATCTAAACCCTGGAggcaattccatcttttcaTCATCATCTGTTACAGCAGAGACATTTTCCATTTCTCGCGTCACTTATAAGTAATATCTACCTCAAGTAATATATTTCCAGCAGGTAAAGTTTGGTTTAAAAGTTGTATCCAAATTCCCTGTAAAGAACCTAGCTAATTAACAGTCTTTGAAAGAGGATTTAGGAAGAAGAATTAACCCTCTAATTAAGCCCAAAGTTCTAAACTAGGCTTTGAAGACCTCTAAAATCCTACCGTGGAAGACAATACaggggaaaagaaagcaagCAAGGATTGTTATGGATTCTTGATATATATGTTTTGTTTTTAAAAGAGAAATGAAGACCATAAGCATAGAGAAGTGGGTTTGGGCTGTGTAGAGGTTGAAAGTTGGAAATATGAGGAGCACAACTGCATAAATAGAGAGTGCTTTCCCACATGAGATGAGAGAAAGAAGCGTGGTTTGTAAGGCAACTTAGGTTGGCAGTTTAGTCTATCATTTGACCTGGAACACCTTATCTTCCTACTCTGCTATCGCATATGATTACAACTCTAGTTGCATTAAATTAATTCAAGTGCACAATCATATGCGTAGTTATTAGgtaaagaaggaaattttaaaGGTTCAGACTTGCTCAGTTAGTTGGCCATTTGTTTAACCAAAGTCATCTACTTGCAACAATCGTATAGCAAAGATAACTACTCAATTTTTGCAGTGCTCACCCTCGTTCTTCTCGTTTTAAAAATAGAAGAAAGAATTACGTACTGCCACTGGAACATATTATACACTTACTATCATATCATATCAACAACCTCGTAGACCACAAAAGCCCACGTTCAATTCATGGCATAATCATCATCAGTTGATGGCTGCCTAGGATCTTTAAACCTGGTTCATTAGTTGATAGTTTGATTTACATCGTATTACCCTGCTCTTCTCTTCTTAAAGGTAcgttaaacaaaaaaaaaacccgtcAAATTTAACAGGCTGCAGCACTAAATCAGCTATCGACTTTCAGGTGAAGTCAGAGAAGAAATCAAAGGATTTTGCCAATATGGTTAACTGAGACCACACGTGTGACTAAACCTGTACAAAGTACAAACCCGCGCCGGATAAATATGACTTGTTCCTTCCATCTGCTTTCTTGAATTTCCAGTACGGATGATTGTTGGAAAAGGATAAAGAAAACTACGTACAAATGTTGAGAGACAATAATATCTAATCACATACCTAAAAacgctttttttttattttctttttaaagcaagaaaatgatgaaatttaAGAAGCGAAAGGAAAAAGGATGATTGCATCAATAATGTAGCCCCAGTGAACTCAAAGTGACCTGAAACTCTTCGCTTTGAGTTTGTGTTCAAACTTGAGGTTCTAAACCGTACTTACTTTCTTTATGTGCATTCTCCATGTCATGCACTCTGTCAGAACTCAGATGACGATCAATTAATGATAGTCTGCTGAAAGTCTTCAAATTCAGTGTGAAGTCTGAGGTGTCAACCTTATCATCATCGACAAATGAATGCATGATTGGCATGCCAATGTTaaggttttttttaaaaaaataaaaaaaaatagggaaCGAATGATAGGGGGCTGAGGTTTGGACGGGAGGCCTTAAAATTCCGGATTCCTTTGCTCTCCGCATGCGCCTACTCAAATCAAGATTCAAGACAGTAAAGTATAGTATAGAGCACAGTTACGTTGCATACTTGTATAGCTGCACCCGGATTTTCAGCAAAAGTCATTTTAATAATGAATGTTAATTTTTGAACGCAAAATGAAGAAATGTCCAAATCTTCCTGCCTTGCTTTGTAGACTTTTTAGGTTGGATGGTTCTATTTCCATTCTAAAGTCCACTCCCACTCCCCGCGGTGTTTTTCGATCTAGGCAAAGTAAGCCATAAATTCTTTATGCATGGGATTACGTTTCACTATTCGTTGCTTGATGCATTTGGGGACGAGATGCAACCGACTTCCCTCATCGAGTGGTTGGGGTTTGGCAGCAATATACAGTTGTTTGCCAGTTTTGAACTGTGTACTACAACTGTTAAGTTACTGGACAGGACACGAGTTCTGCCTGCAAAATACTAGTGTAAATTCTTAACACTACTATTTAATAGGTTTCTtatatttttgtcaaaatatatatacatatatatatatttgcatgTACTGGCTGGATTAAAATCGTACTCATTTTTTATAATCATCTTTTACTATTCATTATCAAGAATGATTAATTTGTCTCCGTTTCACCGGGGTGTTTGTTATCTCTCTCATACGCTTGATGCTCAGGGCTGGGTAAAAAGGGTACTTCAGCATAAAACACAACCTGCCTAACCATCATTATTGACTGATGACTGACCGACCAAGAGAGAAAACCGTCAGCATCCCCGCTAATCCCACAGCAACCTCGTTCTGATCCGGACTTCACCTCGAAGTCATACTCAAGAGACAGTTGTTTATGCTTATTAGTATAGCTTCTATAAGATCAGGTTTGGCCTGCAAGAATCTTTTTCCGAGTAGGATTatagtcaaaaataaaaaaaaaataacccaGACGCATGGTTTCAAGAAGTCATTTGGTTTTGGAAGTTCTAGCTGAAGTCCAAAAGCAATTTCCTTTCTCTATTCTTTTTTTGCTTCTCCCTCTAGTTCATAGTCTTGGCAATACAATAGAAGGTACGACagtaacttttgaaaaattttactgacAGCAAGCGTGCAAAACTAGGGAGCAATAATAGAACACACTAATAATCTGTCGCATGAGACATCCCATCATCCAATAATTGACAAAGATGTAAACAAATCAGTGGATAATCCTAGCTACCTAAccccaagaaaagaaaagagtaaaGAATGAAGGATAGGGGTTGGGCCAATGCAGGATGATTACACCCGTCAATCGGGTCATCTGAATCGGATTTTAATAAGCCAAACTTCGACTTATAAGTTAATGTTAATTTCGGATTTCGAGTTATGAGTTTCGAATtgataaatatgaaaattaTATTTGACTTACAAAATGTTCGGGTTGTGAGTTTAATTCAAATTTAGTCCAAGTTTACTTATtactttttaattttcttaatataattactataactattaaaTTCTAAAATTAGTTTAACATCCACAGAACTAGTTTCGAATTAGACCTGTCAATCGGGTCACCTAAATCGGATTTTAATAAGCTAAACTTCGACTTATAAGTTAATGTTACTTTCGAATTTCGAATTAAGAGTTTCGAATtgataaatatgaaaattatatttgatttacaaaatattCGGGTTGTGAGTCTAATTCAAGTTTAGTCCAGGTTCACTTATTActctttaattttcttaatataattactataactattgttatgaaacaattaaaagtatggatgtccctttgtattcccaagagaattaattcttgatttatggttacattatgtatagaagttacaatctataaatctattcatgtagtggagaaatcgtttcataggtttcttcatattcttgtagtAGCAGGTGTTTAATAGAATTGATGtacctttaatcttgtagtacctttatatagaggtacattaaCACCCTTTGGGAAGACTTTTGTATTAGTTGGAATCATAAAAATATCATTCTCCATTTCTCTACATCTTTCTCTAATATCTCCATTTATACTATAgtagtttattagttttacaacacgTTATCAGCACGAGTCTCTCGAGTCTCTATTTTTGAGTAAAAGGTGAAAACAGAGCCTCTACCTTGAGTAAAAGTGAAACAAGAGATTCTACCCGTATTTTTTCGGTAACTTCTGTCTACTTATTGAGGTAAATTTTTGACACataaatttatttcaatttcttatggcTAACATTTGAATGATCAAAAAATACAAGTGCCTATTGCTGAGCAATCATTAAACACAAATATATACTGTTTGACATCTTTGAGGTAATATTTCTCCTTTTAATTATACTTATTTATCTTTAgaattatttgttataaatacTTATATTCTGATGCAATGAAATTTGGAGATGCTAttatagaaaatcaattatatTTGAGAATCTACTTGttctttgaaatatttaaagaaaaagattcgATCACCTGAAGATGGTCGTTCTTTAACAAAAAGATTTGGccaccagaaaatggtcattatTTCAAAAGCCTGGTATGATAAATTTACCTATGGCTACAAGAACATAATTCTGTAATTTTCAGAATTACTTCTCAGTTGAAATTGTGTCGAAAAAATTTTACTCATAAGATATATTGAAAATGATATTCTCCACAATTAATTTCTCGAATATGCTCCTGTAGTAGTAATATTGAGAGAAAATCTTAGAAGTATTCTGTACTTATTGTATGCTAGTTCTAGTCCATTCCCAGAAGTGAATGTGactaaattttaatttactaGTTATGGTTGATGCCATAACtatgattttggtaaatatgtattttaccatgacaagagaaaaagttaCCACTTGAAGTGGGATAATAATGATAAGGACAAGAAAGTAAGGATCCTGAAGATAAACGTCCCGAAGTACATTTGAcgaatcaaaattataatagcATTTTCACATGACAAATTTCTTTAAACGCCCTGAAGGTGTATGATGATTGATTTAATTTATAATAGTAATTGACTTtttttcctgaagaagaaatggatgttAAATATTTGAGATCAAAAGATTATGGTGATGATATTTGTCCCATAAAAATTATGGTGACAATGATATGTGTCTCATTAATAAGTGCTACTACATACATTATATTCCAGTAAGATAGACAAACACAATCAATAGTTGTGCTCAAATGATTGAAAACTCCAGAAGAGTCACTACTATATTTCTCACTGTAGGAgaaaaatttatcataaataaagcactactttttatgatatctcgaaaaatttattgaatttgaatattcGTCGAAATGGATATCAAATTGAGACATTAAATAAGACAATGATAAAGATCATGTTTAGAAATCAAATGAGATAAAGGTTAATTATATCATACTAATCATTCGAGAGAGAAATGGTTATGGATATAGTTGTCTTCATTCTCATTTGATTTATAATCATCACCTGCAGTAAACCAAAAGTTTACTGATCCCAATAGATatataatttgacaaaagtgaaaatatttgagAGCCgacaaatatttatacatattCCCTTCATATTATATATGgctctaaaaaaaatttaaaatttatgttGGGTATGAATCACCTTTTACGATTAAGTATTGTAAAATATTGATGGGTAATctattgaatgatttatttattctgaTGAACTACGATTCCCGACATTAGGGGGAGGAAAAAATCAACCGAAAGAAAATCATCTGAAAAATTGGATTTCCTCGATCCTCATACAAAATAATATGAActaaaagttcaagaaattcttcatttgtaGAAAGTTATATTTATCGACTTCAAAAGAGTTATTAAATCAACTAGTCCTGCAGGAAATATTCTGGTTAAAATTAATGTCCCTGAAGGGcatgcacaagtactacaaatAAATTTAAGACCGGCCTACCTAAATAAGGTATAAATTGATTTCAAATATCTCCGGAGATTAAATAAATATCATGACAAATTTAACCTCTTGAAGAGGTCGCTCCTGAAGAGCCAACTCctgaagagaatgaaatcatataaaatttaattggaatctaatgaaatgtagcacttgatattattGAAGTTGATGAGAATCATGAATCTAGATCAGTTGATGAATGTCGGTATAGAAATGATTGGGCAAAGTGGAAAGATGCGATCCAATCTAAATTAGATTTATtggttaaaagaaaaattttcggACTTGTAGTCCAAACACCTAAAGGTGTAAAGTTAGTAGCTTAAGAATTTTCACAAAGGCCTgaatttgattatgatgaaacgttttcacctgtagtggatgctatcacatttagatatcttgtgagtttTGCAGTACATGAAAAACTAGAGATGCGTTTAATGGACGTTGTTATTttatatgaaaattttgaaaatgatatttatatgagaatttctgaaaaattcaacatgcctgaagcatgcaaatcaaatcctaaagatatttattctattaaattatAAAGGTCTTTGTATCGGTTCAAATAATTTGGACGTATGTGGCATAACCGCCTCAATGAATGTCTAACTAAAGAAGGTTATACCAATGATCCAATATGTCcatgtgtttttatcaagaaaaatggatcaaattttgtgataattgttgtatatgttgatgatctaaATTTGATTGAAACTTGtgaagagattcaaaatagtgttgaatatttgaagaaagaatttgagatcaatgattttggaaagacaaaattctgcATTGATTTACAAATTAAACATTTGAAAAGTTAAATTTTTATCCACCAAACTGCATATACCCGGAAGGTATTAAAGCGGTTTTATATGGATAAGACACATATATTAAATACTTCAATGGTCGTCAGATCATTATATCCTAATAAAGATCCTTTTAGATCGcgagaggaagatgaagagatACTTGATCCTGAAGTACCATATATCAGTGCAATTAGCGAAGAATATTGGAATGCGAcgattaaaagatctcaaatgatgTTTGCATCAGAGGAAGAAATTAATACACAAtaatagtgtactctttttccttcactagggttTTTGTCCCAATGAATTTTTCCCTGgtaaggttttaacgaggcatattctttgtgtaatggacatccaagggggagtgttatgaaacaattaaaagtatggatgtccctttgtattctcaagaggattaattcttgatttatggttACATTATGTATAtaagttacaatccataaatctattcatatagtggagaaaccgtttcataggtttcttcatattcttgtaaTAGTGGGTGTTTAATAGAATTGATTtacctttaatcttgtagtacctatatatagaggtacattgacaccTTTTAGGAAGACTTTTGTATTAGTTGGAATCATAAgaatatcattttca
This portion of the Coffea eugenioides isolate CCC68of chromosome 11, Ceug_1.0, whole genome shotgun sequence genome encodes:
- the LOC113752934 gene encoding NAC domain-containing protein 92-like, with the protein product MENVSAVTDDDEKMELPPGFRFHPSDEELITHYLSPKVLDYSFSAIAIGEVDLNKVEPWDLPWRAKLGEKEWYFFCVRDRKYPTGMRTNRATDAGYWKATGKDKEIFKVKKLVGMKKTLVFYKGRAPKGEKTNWVMHEYRPEGKNSIHGASKAEKNEWVICRIFKKSSEGKKIHISGLTRATNCRDDSSSSELPPLMDLSSDEAQTRTTVAEASNVTRFSNPMEVEDQKPQYADLIKTPYATSASNISAFSPASLISPKFSTPNSILAAQIMPHMDHLHYTDSVFMQDQSILKLLFDDYESNGNAKSEVSQSTGGISTDMSSSLSDFRPFGYLECPITSAGPVDLECLWNY